In Pongo abelii isolate AG06213 chromosome 15, NHGRI_mPonAbe1-v2.0_pri, whole genome shotgun sequence, a single window of DNA contains:
- the PSMB11 gene encoding proteasome subunit beta type-11, whose amino-acid sequence MKRQLTHLPGRFWLWPSFSAASLLPHQTPATNSWLASSKLHSAPGMALQDVCKWQSPDTQGPSPHLPRAGGWAVPRGCDPQTFLQIHGPRLAHGTTTLAFRFRHGVIAAADTRSSCGSYVACPASCKVIPVHQHLLGTTSGTSADCATWYRVLQRELRLRELREGQLPSVASAAKLLSAMMSRYRGLDLCVATALCGWDRSGPELFYVYSDGTRLQGDIFSVGSGSPYAYGVLDHGYRYDMSTQEAYALARCAVAHATYRDAYSGGSVDLFHVRESGWEHVSRSDACVLYMELQELLEPEPEEDASHAHPEPATAHRAAEDTELSVGPGEMIPGDSRMPAGTETV is encoded by the coding sequence ATGAAGCGTCAGCTCACACACCTTCCTGGCCGGTTCTGGCTGTGGCCCAGCTTCTCTGCAGCGTCCCTCCTACCCCACCAGACCCCAGCCACAAATTCCTGGCTTGCTTCTTCCAAACTTCATTCAGCCCCAGGGATGGCTCTGCAGGATGTGTGCAAGTGGCAGTCCCCTGACACCCAGGGACCATCACCTCACCTGCCTCGGGCTGGCGGCTGGGCTGTGCCCCGGGGCTGTGACCCTCAAACCTTCCTGCAGATCCATGGCCCCAGACTGGCCCATGGCACTACAACCCTGGCCTTCCGCTTCCGTCATGGAGTCATTGCTGCAGCTGACACGCGTTCCTCCTGTGGCAGCTATGTGGCATGTCCAGCCTCATGCAAGGTCATCCCTGTGCACCAGCACCTCCTGGGTACCACCTCTGGCACCTCCGCCGACTGTGCTACCTGGTATCGGGTATTACAGCGGGAGCTGCGGCTTCGGGAACTGAGGGAGGGTCAGCTGCCCAGTGTGGCCAGTGCTGCCAAGCTCTTGTCAGCCATGATGTCTCGATACCGGGGACTGGATCTCTGTGTGGCCACTGCCCTGTGCGGCTGGGACCGCTCTGGCCCTGAGCTCTTCTACGTCTATAGCGACGGCACCCGCCTGCAGGGGGACATCTTCTCTGTGGGCTCTGGATCTCCCTATGCCTACGGTGTGCTAGACCATGGCTATCGCTACGACATGAGCACCCAGGAAGCCTACGCCCTGGCTCGCTGCGCCGTGGCCCACGCCACCTACCGTGATGCCTATTCAGGGGGCTCTGTAGACCTTTTCCACGTGCGGGAGAGTGGATGGGAGCATGTGTCACGCAGTGATGCCTGTGTGCTGTACATGGAGTTACAGGAGCTCCTGGAGCCAGAGCCAGAGGAGGATGCCAGCCATGCCCATCCTGAGCCTGCCACTGCCCACAGAGCTGCAGAAGATACAGAGCTCTCTGTGGGGCCAGGGGAGATGATACCAGGAGACTCCAGGATGCCAGCAGGGACTGAGACGGTGTGA
- the CDH24 gene encoding cadherin-24 isoform X3: MWGLVRLLLAWLGGWGCMGRLAAPARAWAGSRGHPGPALLRTRRSWVWNQFFVIEEYAGPEPVLIGKSLDREEKAQYVLLAQAVDRASNRPLEPPSEFIIKVQDINDNPPIFPLGPYHATVPEMSNVGTSVIQVTAHDADDPSYGNSAKLVYTVLDGLPFFSVDPQTGVVRTAIPNMDRETQEEFLVVIQAKDMGGHMGGLSGSTTVTVTLSDVNDNPPKFPQSLYQFSVVETAGPGTLVGRLRAQDPDLGDNALMAYSILDGEGSEAFSISTDSQGRDGLLTVRKPLDFESRRSYSFRVEATNTLIDPAYLRRGPFKDVASVRVAVQDAPEPPAFTQAAYHLTVPENKAPGTLVGQISAADLDSPASPIRYSILPHSDPERCFSIQPEEGTIHTAAPLDREARVWHNLTVLATELGWSWGPERGWVPPLVAKWSAPAAPPQRSPVGSPVGIPQDSSAQASRVQVAIQTLDENDNAPQLAEPYDTFVCDSAAPGQLIQVIRALDRDEVGNSSHVSFQGPLGPDANFTVRDNRDGSASLLLPSRPAPPRHAPYLVPIELWDWGQPALSSTATVTISVCRCQPDGSVASCWPEAHLSAAGLSTGALLAIITCVGALLALVVLFVALRRQKQEALMVLEEEDVRENIITYDDEGGGEEDTEAFDITALQNPDGAAPPAPGPPARRDVLPRARVSRQPRPPGPADVAQLLALRLREADEDPGVPPYDSVQVYGYEGRGSSCGSLSSLGSGSEAGGAPGPAEPLDDWGPLFRTLAELYGAKEPPAP; this comes from the exons ATGTGGGGCCTGGTGAGACTCCTGCTGGCCTGGCTGGGTGGCTGGGGCTGCATGGGGCGTCTGGCAGCCCCAGCCCGGGCCTGGGCAGGGTCCCGGGGACACCCAGGGCCTGCTCTGCTGCGGACTCGAAGGAGCTGGGTCTGGAACCAGTTCTTTGTCATTGAGGAATACGCTGGTCCAGAGCCTGTCCTCATTGGCAAG AGCCTTGACCGGGAGGAAAAGGCACAGTATGTGCTACTGGCCCAAGCCGTGGACCGAGCCTCCAACCGGCCCCTGGAGCCCCCATCAGAGTTCATCATCAAAGTGCAAGACATCAACGACAATCCACCCATTTTTCCCCTTGGGCCCTACCATGCCACCGTGCCCGAGATGTCCAACGTCG GGACATCAGTGATCCAGGTGACTGCTCATGATGCTGATGACCCCAGCTATGGGAACAGTGCTAAGCTGGTGTACACTGTTCTGGATGGACTGCCTTTCTTCTCTGTGGACCCCCAGACTG GAGTGGTGCGTACAGCCATCCCCAACATGGACCGGGAGACACAGGAGGAGTTCTTGGTGGTGATCCAGGCCAAGGACATGGGCGGCCACATGGGGGGGCTGTCAGGCAGCACTACGGTGACTGTCACGCTCAGCGATGTCAACGACAACCCCCCCAAGTTCCCACAGA GCCTATACCAGTTCTCCGTGGTGGAGACAGCTGGACCTGGCACGCTGGTGGGCCGGCTGCGGGCCCAGGACCCAGACCTGGGGGACAACGCCCTGATGGCATACAGCATCCTGGATGGGGAGGGGTCTGAGGCCTTCAGCATCAGCACAGACTCCCAGGGTCGAGACGGGCTCCTCACTGTCCGCAAG CCCCTAGACTTCGAGAGCCGGCGGTCCTACTCTTTCCGTGTTGAGGCCACCAACACGCTCATTGACCCGGCCTATCTGCGGCGAGGGCCCTTCAAGGATGTGGCCTCTGTGCGTGTGGCGGTGCAAGACGCCCCAGAGCCACCTGCCTTCACCCAGGCTGCCTACCACCTGACAGTGCCTGAGAACAAGGCCCCGGGGACCCTGGTAGGCCAGATCTCAGCGGCTGACCTGGACTCCCCTGCCAGCCCAATCAG ATACTCCATCCTCCCCCACTCAGATCCAGAGCGTTGCTTCTCTATCCAGCCCGAAGAAGGCACCATCCATACAGCAGCACCCCTGGACCGCGAGGCTCGTGTCTGGCACAACCTCACTGTGCTGGCTACGGAGCTCG GCTGGAGCTGGGGGCCAGAAAGGGGCTGGGTACCTCCTCTGGTTGCTAAGTGGAGTGCACCAGCAGCCCCACCCCAGAGAAGCCCTGTTGGAAGCCCTGTGGGAATCCCCCAAG ACAGTTCTGCACAGGCCTCGCGTGTGCAAGTGGCCATCCAGACCCTGGATGAGAATGACAATGCTCCCCAGCTGGCTGAGCCCTACGATACTTTTGTGTGTGACTCTGCAGCTCCTGGCCAG cTGATTCAGGTCATCCGGGCCCTGGACAGAGATGAAGTTGGCAACAGTAGCCATGTCTCCTTTCAAGGTCCTCTGGGCCCTGATGCCAACTTTACTGTCCGGGACAACCGAG ATGGCTCCGCCAGCCTGCTGCTGCCCTCCCGCCCTGCTCCACCCCGCCATGCCCCCTACTTGGTTCCCATAGAACTGTGGGACTGGGGGCAGCCAGCGCTGAGCAGCACTGCCACAGTGACTATTAGTGTGTGCCGCTGCCAGCCTGACGGCTCTGTGGCATCCTGCTGGCCTGAGGCTCACCTCTCAGCTGCTGGGCTCAGCACCGGCGCCCTGCTTGCCATCATCACCTGTGTGGGTGCCCTGCTTG CCCTGGTGGTGCTCTTCGTGGCCCTGCGGCGGCAGAAGCAAGAAGCATTGATGGTACTGGAGGAGGAGGACGTCCGAGAGAACATCATCACCTACGACGACGAGGGCGGCGGCGAGGAGGACACCGAGGCCTTCGACATCACGGCCCTGCAGAACCCGGACGGGGCGGCCCCCCCGGCTCCCGGCCCTCCCGCGCGCCGAGACGTGCTGCCCCGGGCCCGGGTGTCGCGCCAGCCCAGACCCCCCGGCCCCGCCGACGTGGCGCAGCTCCTGGCGCTGCGGCTCCGCGAGGCGGACGAGGACCCCGGCGTACCCCCGTACGACTCGGTGCAGGTGTACGGCTACGAGGGCCGGGGCTCCTCTTGCGGCTCCCTCAGCTCCCTGGGCTCCGGCAGCGAAGCCGGCGGCGCCCCCGGCCCCGCGGAGCCGCTGGACGACTGGGGTCCGCTCTTCCGCACCCTGGCCGAGCTGTATGGGGCCAAGGAGCCCCCGGCCCCCTGA
- the CDH24 gene encoding cadherin-24 isoform X1 — MWGLVRLLLAWLGGWGCMGRLAAPARAWAGSRGHPGPALLRTRRSWVWNQFFVIEEYAGPEPVLIGKLHSDVDRGEGRTKYLLTGEGAGTVFVIDEATGNIHVTKSLDREEKAQYVLLAQAVDRASNRPLEPPSEFIIKVQDINDNPPIFPLGPYHATVPEMSNVGTSVIQVTAHDADDPSYGNSAKLVYTVLDGLPFFSVDPQTGVVRTAIPNMDRETQEEFLVVIQAKDMGGHMGGLSGSTTVTVTLSDVNDNPPKFPQSLYQFSVVETAGPGTLVGRLRAQDPDLGDNALMAYSILDGEGSEAFSISTDSQGRDGLLTVRKPLDFESRRSYSFRVEATNTLIDPAYLRRGPFKDVASVRVAVQDAPEPPAFTQAAYHLTVPENKAPGTLVGQISAADLDSPASPIRYSILPHSDPERCFSIQPEEGTIHTAAPLDREARVWHNLTVLATELGWSWGPERGWVPPLVAKWSAPAAPPQRSPVGSPVGIPQDSSAQASRVQVAIQTLDENDNAPQLAEPYDTFVCDSAAPGQLIQVIRALDRDEVGNSSHVSFQGPLGPDANFTVRDNRDGSASLLLPSRPAPPRHAPYLVPIELWDWGQPALSSTATVTISVCRCQPDGSVASCWPEAHLSAAGLSTGALLAIITCVGALLALVVLFVALRRQKQEALMVLEEEDVRENIITYDDEGGGEEDTEAFDITALQNPDGAAPPAPGPPARRDVLPRARVSRQPRPPGPADVAQLLALRLREADEDPGVPPYDSVQVYGYEGRGSSCGSLSSLGSGSEAGGAPGPAEPLDDWGPLFRTLAELYGAKEPPAP, encoded by the exons ATGTGGGGCCTGGTGAGACTCCTGCTGGCCTGGCTGGGTGGCTGGGGCTGCATGGGGCGTCTGGCAGCCCCAGCCCGGGCCTGGGCAGGGTCCCGGGGACACCCAGGGCCTGCTCTGCTGCGGACTCGAAGGAGCTGGGTCTGGAACCAGTTCTTTGTCATTGAGGAATACGCTGGTCCAGAGCCTGTCCTCATTGGCAAG CTGCACTCGGATGTTGACCGGGGAGAGGGCCGCACCAAGTACCTGTTGactggggagggggcaggcaCCGTATTTGTGATTGATGAGGCCACAGGCAATATTCATGTTACCAAGAGCCTTGACCGGGAGGAAAAGGCACAGTATGTGCTACTGGCCCAAGCCGTGGACCGAGCCTCCAACCGGCCCCTGGAGCCCCCATCAGAGTTCATCATCAAAGTGCAAGACATCAACGACAATCCACCCATTTTTCCCCTTGGGCCCTACCATGCCACCGTGCCCGAGATGTCCAACGTCG GGACATCAGTGATCCAGGTGACTGCTCATGATGCTGATGACCCCAGCTATGGGAACAGTGCTAAGCTGGTGTACACTGTTCTGGATGGACTGCCTTTCTTCTCTGTGGACCCCCAGACTG GAGTGGTGCGTACAGCCATCCCCAACATGGACCGGGAGACACAGGAGGAGTTCTTGGTGGTGATCCAGGCCAAGGACATGGGCGGCCACATGGGGGGGCTGTCAGGCAGCACTACGGTGACTGTCACGCTCAGCGATGTCAACGACAACCCCCCCAAGTTCCCACAGA GCCTATACCAGTTCTCCGTGGTGGAGACAGCTGGACCTGGCACGCTGGTGGGCCGGCTGCGGGCCCAGGACCCAGACCTGGGGGACAACGCCCTGATGGCATACAGCATCCTGGATGGGGAGGGGTCTGAGGCCTTCAGCATCAGCACAGACTCCCAGGGTCGAGACGGGCTCCTCACTGTCCGCAAG CCCCTAGACTTCGAGAGCCGGCGGTCCTACTCTTTCCGTGTTGAGGCCACCAACACGCTCATTGACCCGGCCTATCTGCGGCGAGGGCCCTTCAAGGATGTGGCCTCTGTGCGTGTGGCGGTGCAAGACGCCCCAGAGCCACCTGCCTTCACCCAGGCTGCCTACCACCTGACAGTGCCTGAGAACAAGGCCCCGGGGACCCTGGTAGGCCAGATCTCAGCGGCTGACCTGGACTCCCCTGCCAGCCCAATCAG ATACTCCATCCTCCCCCACTCAGATCCAGAGCGTTGCTTCTCTATCCAGCCCGAAGAAGGCACCATCCATACAGCAGCACCCCTGGACCGCGAGGCTCGTGTCTGGCACAACCTCACTGTGCTGGCTACGGAGCTCG GCTGGAGCTGGGGGCCAGAAAGGGGCTGGGTACCTCCTCTGGTTGCTAAGTGGAGTGCACCAGCAGCCCCACCCCAGAGAAGCCCTGTTGGAAGCCCTGTGGGAATCCCCCAAG ACAGTTCTGCACAGGCCTCGCGTGTGCAAGTGGCCATCCAGACCCTGGATGAGAATGACAATGCTCCCCAGCTGGCTGAGCCCTACGATACTTTTGTGTGTGACTCTGCAGCTCCTGGCCAG cTGATTCAGGTCATCCGGGCCCTGGACAGAGATGAAGTTGGCAACAGTAGCCATGTCTCCTTTCAAGGTCCTCTGGGCCCTGATGCCAACTTTACTGTCCGGGACAACCGAG ATGGCTCCGCCAGCCTGCTGCTGCCCTCCCGCCCTGCTCCACCCCGCCATGCCCCCTACTTGGTTCCCATAGAACTGTGGGACTGGGGGCAGCCAGCGCTGAGCAGCACTGCCACAGTGACTATTAGTGTGTGCCGCTGCCAGCCTGACGGCTCTGTGGCATCCTGCTGGCCTGAGGCTCACCTCTCAGCTGCTGGGCTCAGCACCGGCGCCCTGCTTGCCATCATCACCTGTGTGGGTGCCCTGCTTG CCCTGGTGGTGCTCTTCGTGGCCCTGCGGCGGCAGAAGCAAGAAGCATTGATGGTACTGGAGGAGGAGGACGTCCGAGAGAACATCATCACCTACGACGACGAGGGCGGCGGCGAGGAGGACACCGAGGCCTTCGACATCACGGCCCTGCAGAACCCGGACGGGGCGGCCCCCCCGGCTCCCGGCCCTCCCGCGCGCCGAGACGTGCTGCCCCGGGCCCGGGTGTCGCGCCAGCCCAGACCCCCCGGCCCCGCCGACGTGGCGCAGCTCCTGGCGCTGCGGCTCCGCGAGGCGGACGAGGACCCCGGCGTACCCCCGTACGACTCGGTGCAGGTGTACGGCTACGAGGGCCGGGGCTCCTCTTGCGGCTCCCTCAGCTCCCTGGGCTCCGGCAGCGAAGCCGGCGGCGCCCCCGGCCCCGCGGAGCCGCTGGACGACTGGGGTCCGCTCTTCCGCACCCTGGCCGAGCTGTATGGGGCCAAGGAGCCCCCGGCCCCCTGA
- the CDH24 gene encoding cadherin-24 isoform X2, whose protein sequence is MWGLVRLLLAWLGGWGCMGRLAAPARAWAGSRGHPGPALLRTRRSWVWNQFFVIEEYAGPEPVLIGKLHSDVDRGEGRTKYLLTGEGAGTVFVIDEATGNIHVTKSLDREEKAQYVLLAQAVDRASNRPLEPPSEFIIKVQDINDNPPIFPLGPYHATVPEMSNVGTSVIQVTAHDADDPSYGNSAKLVYTVLDGLPFFSVDPQTGVVRTAIPNMDRETQEEFLVVIQAKDMGGHMGGLSGSTTVTVTLSDVNDNPPKFPQSLYQFSVVETAGPGTLVGRLRAQDPDLGDNALMAYSILDGEGSEAFSISTDSQGRDGLLTVRKPLDFESRRSYSFRVEATNTLIDPAYLRRGPFKDVASVRVAVQDAPEPPAFTQAAYHLTVPENKAPGTLVGQISAADLDSPASPIRYSILPHSDPERCFSIQPEEGTIHTAAPLDREARVWHNLTVLATELDSSAQASRVQVAIQTLDENDNAPQLAEPYDTFVCDSAAPGQLIQVIRALDRDEVGNSSHVSFQGPLGPDANFTVRDNRDGSASLLLPSRPAPPRHAPYLVPIELWDWGQPALSSTATVTISVCRCQPDGSVASCWPEAHLSAAGLSTGALLAIITCVGALLALVVLFVALRRQKQEALMVLEEEDVRENIITYDDEGGGEEDTEAFDITALQNPDGAAPPAPGPPARRDVLPRARVSRQPRPPGPADVAQLLALRLREADEDPGVPPYDSVQVYGYEGRGSSCGSLSSLGSGSEAGGAPGPAEPLDDWGPLFRTLAELYGAKEPPAP, encoded by the exons ATGTGGGGCCTGGTGAGACTCCTGCTGGCCTGGCTGGGTGGCTGGGGCTGCATGGGGCGTCTGGCAGCCCCAGCCCGGGCCTGGGCAGGGTCCCGGGGACACCCAGGGCCTGCTCTGCTGCGGACTCGAAGGAGCTGGGTCTGGAACCAGTTCTTTGTCATTGAGGAATACGCTGGTCCAGAGCCTGTCCTCATTGGCAAG CTGCACTCGGATGTTGACCGGGGAGAGGGCCGCACCAAGTACCTGTTGactggggagggggcaggcaCCGTATTTGTGATTGATGAGGCCACAGGCAATATTCATGTTACCAAGAGCCTTGACCGGGAGGAAAAGGCACAGTATGTGCTACTGGCCCAAGCCGTGGACCGAGCCTCCAACCGGCCCCTGGAGCCCCCATCAGAGTTCATCATCAAAGTGCAAGACATCAACGACAATCCACCCATTTTTCCCCTTGGGCCCTACCATGCCACCGTGCCCGAGATGTCCAACGTCG GGACATCAGTGATCCAGGTGACTGCTCATGATGCTGATGACCCCAGCTATGGGAACAGTGCTAAGCTGGTGTACACTGTTCTGGATGGACTGCCTTTCTTCTCTGTGGACCCCCAGACTG GAGTGGTGCGTACAGCCATCCCCAACATGGACCGGGAGACACAGGAGGAGTTCTTGGTGGTGATCCAGGCCAAGGACATGGGCGGCCACATGGGGGGGCTGTCAGGCAGCACTACGGTGACTGTCACGCTCAGCGATGTCAACGACAACCCCCCCAAGTTCCCACAGA GCCTATACCAGTTCTCCGTGGTGGAGACAGCTGGACCTGGCACGCTGGTGGGCCGGCTGCGGGCCCAGGACCCAGACCTGGGGGACAACGCCCTGATGGCATACAGCATCCTGGATGGGGAGGGGTCTGAGGCCTTCAGCATCAGCACAGACTCCCAGGGTCGAGACGGGCTCCTCACTGTCCGCAAG CCCCTAGACTTCGAGAGCCGGCGGTCCTACTCTTTCCGTGTTGAGGCCACCAACACGCTCATTGACCCGGCCTATCTGCGGCGAGGGCCCTTCAAGGATGTGGCCTCTGTGCGTGTGGCGGTGCAAGACGCCCCAGAGCCACCTGCCTTCACCCAGGCTGCCTACCACCTGACAGTGCCTGAGAACAAGGCCCCGGGGACCCTGGTAGGCCAGATCTCAGCGGCTGACCTGGACTCCCCTGCCAGCCCAATCAG ATACTCCATCCTCCCCCACTCAGATCCAGAGCGTTGCTTCTCTATCCAGCCCGAAGAAGGCACCATCCATACAGCAGCACCCCTGGACCGCGAGGCTCGTGTCTGGCACAACCTCACTGTGCTGGCTACGGAGCTCG ACAGTTCTGCACAGGCCTCGCGTGTGCAAGTGGCCATCCAGACCCTGGATGAGAATGACAATGCTCCCCAGCTGGCTGAGCCCTACGATACTTTTGTGTGTGACTCTGCAGCTCCTGGCCAG cTGATTCAGGTCATCCGGGCCCTGGACAGAGATGAAGTTGGCAACAGTAGCCATGTCTCCTTTCAAGGTCCTCTGGGCCCTGATGCCAACTTTACTGTCCGGGACAACCGAG ATGGCTCCGCCAGCCTGCTGCTGCCCTCCCGCCCTGCTCCACCCCGCCATGCCCCCTACTTGGTTCCCATAGAACTGTGGGACTGGGGGCAGCCAGCGCTGAGCAGCACTGCCACAGTGACTATTAGTGTGTGCCGCTGCCAGCCTGACGGCTCTGTGGCATCCTGCTGGCCTGAGGCTCACCTCTCAGCTGCTGGGCTCAGCACCGGCGCCCTGCTTGCCATCATCACCTGTGTGGGTGCCCTGCTTG CCCTGGTGGTGCTCTTCGTGGCCCTGCGGCGGCAGAAGCAAGAAGCATTGATGGTACTGGAGGAGGAGGACGTCCGAGAGAACATCATCACCTACGACGACGAGGGCGGCGGCGAGGAGGACACCGAGGCCTTCGACATCACGGCCCTGCAGAACCCGGACGGGGCGGCCCCCCCGGCTCCCGGCCCTCCCGCGCGCCGAGACGTGCTGCCCCGGGCCCGGGTGTCGCGCCAGCCCAGACCCCCCGGCCCCGCCGACGTGGCGCAGCTCCTGGCGCTGCGGCTCCGCGAGGCGGACGAGGACCCCGGCGTACCCCCGTACGACTCGGTGCAGGTGTACGGCTACGAGGGCCGGGGCTCCTCTTGCGGCTCCCTCAGCTCCCTGGGCTCCGGCAGCGAAGCCGGCGGCGCCCCCGGCCCCGCGGAGCCGCTGGACGACTGGGGTCCGCTCTTCCGCACCCTGGCCGAGCTGTATGGGGCCAAGGAGCCCCCGGCCCCCTGA